A stretch of the bacterium genome encodes the following:
- a CDS encoding NAD(P)H-dependent oxidoreductase: MKILGICGSPRGAKSQTRALLDALLAEAKTKGAQVEFVDLGKVRIGFCQACYAVTVGAQFVGSVDARVPLKDTDFASARKLGASMVEAISAKQSWPDQTQAIESQRTRFRNLIAFHKDHWPYEYKYWQDKGWM, encoded by the coding sequence ATGAAAATACTCGGAATATGTGGGAGCCCCAGGGGCGCCAAAAGCCAAACCCGGGCCTTGCTTGACGCGCTACTGGCTGAAGCCAAAACCAAAGGGGCCCAAGTCGAATTCGTCGATCTGGGCAAGGTTCGGATCGGATTCTGCCAGGCGTGTTATGCCGTAACGGTAGGCGCACAGTTCGTGGGCAGCGTGGATGCCCGTGTTCCCCTCAAAGATACCGATTTTGCTTCAGCTCGGAAGTTGGGCGCCTCTATGGTTGAAGCGATCTCGGCGAAACAGTCATGGCCGGATCAGACCCAAGCGATTGAGTCCCAGCGGACACGTTTCCGCAACCTCATTGCCTTCCACAAGGATCACTGGCCCTACGAGTATAAGTATTGGCAGGATAAGGGCTGGATGTGA